The Urbifossiella limnaea genome has a window encoding:
- a CDS encoding prolipoprotein diacylglyceryl transferase family protein translates to MQQVLFTIPVLKGVLDPNGLPVAGFGVMLFLAFTLGTYWGVRRGGAAGMTAAQIQDMFLWVVLGGLTGARLLYMYQFSNQFPDHSPWALFVAFFQIWRGGIVFYGSALGGAATYGLFYWFVLRRLRVNTWALADAVAPILALGLAIGRVGCYLNGCCWGQVAVEEVAPVPLGGAHFPLMPAHCRDQLVRDDHLQTSTGFALYPRERGAGADPRSRVLVVEPGSPAAEAGLKAGDRIVKVNGQPNGVILEVLGGNAEDVAGALAKHRGEVMPATDKRPPAAYFAEFEDYVQAVLAVPPAGVTYVPNDVLGELARDWPRGRHDLTLAVRRGTETVELAPFVPRSVGLYPTQLYETVSMVLLIGFLLTYHPFRRHDGQLMVLLMACYAVHRFVNESLRVEPTYALGLTLSQWVSVGILTAAVGMETYLWRTKPSRWKPEPLPPPEVPPAAPPGVVPT, encoded by the coding sequence ATGCAGCAAGTCCTGTTCACCATCCCGGTCCTCAAGGGCGTCCTCGACCCGAACGGCCTCCCGGTCGCCGGGTTCGGCGTCATGCTGTTCCTGGCGTTCACCCTCGGCACGTACTGGGGCGTCCGCCGCGGCGGCGCCGCCGGCATGACCGCGGCGCAAATCCAGGACATGTTCCTGTGGGTGGTGCTCGGCGGCCTCACCGGCGCCCGGCTGCTGTACATGTACCAGTTCAGCAACCAGTTCCCCGACCACTCGCCGTGGGCGCTGTTCGTCGCGTTCTTCCAGATCTGGCGCGGCGGCATCGTCTTCTACGGGTCGGCCCTCGGCGGCGCCGCCACCTACGGCCTCTTCTACTGGTTCGTGCTGCGCCGCCTCCGCGTCAACACGTGGGCGCTGGCCGACGCCGTCGCCCCCATCCTGGCGCTCGGACTGGCGATCGGCCGCGTCGGCTGCTACCTGAACGGCTGCTGCTGGGGGCAGGTCGCCGTCGAGGAGGTGGCCCCGGTGCCGCTCGGCGGCGCGCACTTCCCGCTGATGCCGGCCCACTGCCGCGACCAACTCGTTCGCGACGACCACCTGCAAACGTCCACCGGCTTCGCCCTCTACCCGCGGGAGCGCGGCGCCGGCGCCGACCCGCGCTCCCGCGTGCTGGTGGTCGAGCCCGGCTCCCCCGCCGCGGAGGCGGGGTTGAAGGCCGGCGACCGCATCGTGAAGGTCAACGGCCAGCCGAACGGCGTGATCCTTGAGGTGCTCGGCGGGAACGCGGAAGACGTGGCCGGGGCACTGGCGAAGCACCGCGGCGAGGTGATGCCGGCGACGGACAAGCGGCCGCCGGCGGCGTACTTCGCCGAGTTCGAGGACTACGTTCAGGCCGTCCTCGCCGTCCCGCCGGCGGGTGTGACGTATGTGCCGAACGACGTGCTCGGCGAGCTCGCTCGCGACTGGCCGCGCGGCCGGCACGACCTGACGCTGGCCGTCCGCCGCGGCACCGAGACGGTGGAACTCGCGCCGTTCGTGCCGCGCTCGGTCGGGCTCTACCCGACGCAGTTGTACGAGACGGTTAGCATGGTCTTGCTGATCGGCTTCCTGCTGACGTACCACCCGTTCCGCCGGCACGACGGGCAGTTGATGGTGCTTCTGATGGCGTGCTACGCCGTCCACCGGTTCGTGAACGAGTCGCTGCGGGTGGAGCCGACCTACGCCCTCGGTCTGACGTTGTCGCAGTGGGTGAGCGTCGGCATCCTTACGGCGGCGGTGGGGATGGAAACGTACCTGTGGCGGACGAAGCCGAGCCGGTGGAAGCCGGAACCGCTGCCGCCGCCGGAGGTTCCGCCCGCTGCACCGCCGGGCGTCGTTCCAACATAG
- a CDS encoding TIGR03009 domain-containing protein codes for MRRLGPTLAAFVTAAATVLAQPVPGQPLQPQPATPNPRLTQHLDGWERTMGALVNYGAEFELTKKNSVFPTPRTYSGSVLCMKPNFALLAIQGKADKNDYEAFLSNGKSVYHFDTPKKTVTEFKLNAAGAADNLMLEFLGGMKAAAAQQRFQITVVGDDPTKDPNYVVLRIQPLRARDKQEFVDARMALLAPTNVAKLPAYLPAVVWLQHPNGDEETWTLKNHKTNQTGVGPELFQFKAIPGWQVQQAPAPPPPGAPR; via the coding sequence ATGCGCCGCCTCGGCCCCACCCTGGCCGCGTTCGTCACCGCCGCCGCCACCGTCCTCGCACAGCCGGTCCCCGGCCAGCCGCTGCAGCCGCAGCCGGCCACGCCGAACCCGCGCCTCACCCAGCACCTCGACGGGTGGGAGCGGACGATGGGGGCGCTCGTGAACTACGGGGCCGAGTTCGAGCTGACGAAGAAGAACTCGGTGTTCCCGACGCCGCGGACGTACAGCGGCAGCGTGCTGTGCATGAAGCCGAACTTCGCCCTGCTGGCCATCCAGGGGAAGGCGGACAAGAACGACTACGAGGCGTTCCTGAGCAACGGCAAGTCGGTGTACCACTTCGACACGCCGAAGAAGACCGTGACCGAGTTCAAGCTGAACGCCGCCGGCGCGGCCGACAACCTGATGCTCGAGTTCCTCGGCGGCATGAAGGCGGCTGCCGCCCAGCAGCGGTTCCAGATCACCGTCGTCGGTGACGACCCGACGAAGGACCCGAACTACGTGGTGCTGCGGATTCAGCCGCTGCGGGCCCGCGACAAGCAGGAGTTCGTGGACGCCCGGATGGCGCTGCTGGCGCCGACGAACGTGGCGAAGTTGCCGGCGTACCTTCCGGCCGTCGTGTGGCTCCAGCACCCGAACGGCGACGAGGAGACGTGGACGCTGAAGAACCACAAGACGAACCAGACCGGCGTCGGGCCGGAGTTGTTCCAGTTCAAGGCGATCCCCGGCTGGCAGGTGCAGCAGGCGCCGGCCCCGCCGCCGCCCGGCGCCCCGCGGTAA
- a CDS encoding DUF4190 domain-containing protein: protein MPDPDDDYDDAPPRRRPRRDYEEDDDNPDDRPRRRRRPPPTDDGLQYVVPVNTNVLAILAGYAGLVSLLCFPAPFALLLGILALRQLKRNPGQHGKGRAIFGIVMGVLFTLLGLTAVVAAAFAK from the coding sequence GTGCCCGACCCGGACGACGACTACGACGACGCCCCCCCGCGTCGGCGTCCCCGCCGTGATTACGAGGAGGACGACGACAATCCCGACGACCGCCCGCGCCGCCGGCGCCGCCCGCCGCCGACGGACGACGGGTTGCAGTACGTGGTGCCGGTGAACACGAACGTGCTGGCGATTTTGGCCGGCTACGCCGGGCTGGTGTCGCTGCTGTGCTTCCCGGCCCCGTTCGCGCTGCTACTCGGCATCCTGGCGCTGAGGCAACTCAAGCGGAACCCGGGCCAGCACGGCAAGGGGCGGGCGATCTTCGGGATCGTGATGGGGGTGTTGTTCACGCTACTCGGGCTGACGGCAGTCGTGGCAGCGGCGTTTGCGAAGTAA
- a CDS encoding FAD-dependent monooxygenase, which yields MRVLIVGSGIGGLAVALALRQVGFEVVVYERAPELREVGAGISLWANALRALDYLGAGDAVRAVSLPMRQSEMRACDGFKVQLTLSAEYFEQQYAVRPFVAMVHRAELVAVLAARLPSGVTRYGFECVGVEQDDRGATVRFKNGHADTADLVVGADGLNSAVRAALFGPQPPRYAGHTCWRGVGPRPAAVAPGYLGEWWGRGRRFGITTLPGDRVYWFAVLNAPTGEHAADERSAVLNAFRGWAAPVEELVDSTPADRVIRNDILDRPPAKPWHVGRVGLVGDAAHPTTPNFGQGGCMAIEDAVVLARRVRAAATPAAAWEGFTAERFKRTAAITNESWRFGSVAQWESPLACRLRDGVFGLLFPLVGKRQLPKHAAFDVGPL from the coding sequence GTGCGTGTCCTGATCGTCGGGTCCGGGATCGGCGGGTTGGCTGTGGCCCTTGCGCTGCGGCAGGTCGGCTTCGAGGTCGTCGTCTACGAGCGCGCCCCGGAGTTGCGTGAAGTCGGGGCCGGCATCAGCCTGTGGGCCAACGCACTCCGGGCGCTTGACTACCTGGGCGCCGGCGACGCCGTCCGAGCGGTGTCGCTGCCGATGCGGCAGTCCGAAATGCGCGCCTGTGACGGATTCAAGGTTCAGCTCACGCTCTCGGCCGAATACTTCGAGCAACAGTACGCCGTCCGCCCGTTCGTCGCGATGGTTCACCGGGCAGAACTCGTCGCGGTCCTTGCGGCGCGGCTCCCCTCCGGCGTCACCCGTTACGGCTTCGAGTGCGTCGGGGTCGAGCAGGACGACCGTGGCGCGACGGTGCGGTTCAAGAACGGCCACGCCGACACCGCCGATCTCGTGGTCGGGGCGGACGGGCTGAACTCGGCGGTGCGGGCCGCACTCTTCGGCCCACAGCCCCCTCGCTACGCCGGGCACACCTGCTGGCGTGGGGTCGGCCCGCGGCCTGCGGCAGTCGCGCCCGGCTACCTCGGAGAGTGGTGGGGGCGGGGTCGGCGCTTCGGCATCACCACGCTACCCGGCGACCGTGTGTACTGGTTCGCCGTTCTGAACGCGCCTACGGGCGAACACGCCGCCGACGAGCGGTCCGCGGTGCTCAACGCTTTTCGCGGGTGGGCCGCACCGGTGGAAGAGTTGGTGGACTCGACCCCGGCCGATCGGGTGATTCGGAACGACATCCTCGACCGCCCGCCGGCGAAGCCGTGGCACGTCGGCCGGGTTGGGCTCGTCGGCGACGCGGCCCACCCCACGACGCCGAACTTCGGCCAGGGCGGGTGCATGGCGATCGAGGACGCCGTGGTGCTGGCCCGGCGCGTCCGCGCGGCGGCGACGCCCGCGGCGGCGTGGGAGGGATTTACCGCCGAGCGCTTCAAGCGGACTGCGGCGATCACGAACGAGTCGTGGCGGTTCGGATCGGTCGCACAGTGGGAGAGCCCGCTGGCGTGCCGATTGCGCGACGGGGTATTCGGGCTGCTCTTCCCACTGGTCGGCAAACGCCAACTGCCGAAGCACGCGGCGTTCGACGTGGGGCCGCTCTGA
- a CDS encoding zinc-dependent alcohol dehydrogenase, with the protein MVRARQAVITEPFKTTVREVDIADPGPTQILIAAEYSAISAGTELAVYTGTHQWLKDPNLPDWKFPFRSGYSAAGRVLKVGKDFPGGLKEGDRVSYPGNHASAELLTVGHERCRVWKMPDDLTFEKAAAAVIARYGLGASVRAGLTLGRSAAVLGLGIIGQFALRCLLAAGASPVVGIDAVKMRRDAAKAAGADHVIDPSAGDAKEQLNAFLGTRGAELIADATGVPDAIPVAMSLACDAGQVVVVGSPRGKAKEVNFYDDLHRRYIEVTGAHGNMLFEPAHTRLAGAWDINKAQTWLLRQLAAGRLSLAGLVTHTITPEQLGDAYEGLLKDKDNYLGVLMKWV; encoded by the coding sequence ATGGTCCGCGCCCGTCAGGCCGTCATCACCGAGCCGTTCAAGACCACCGTCCGCGAGGTGGACATCGCCGACCCGGGGCCGACCCAGATCCTCATCGCCGCGGAATACTCCGCGATCAGCGCCGGCACCGAGCTGGCCGTCTACACCGGCACCCACCAGTGGCTGAAGGACCCGAACCTGCCGGACTGGAAGTTCCCGTTCCGCTCCGGGTACTCGGCCGCCGGCCGCGTCCTGAAAGTCGGCAAGGACTTTCCCGGCGGATTGAAGGAAGGCGACCGCGTCAGCTACCCCGGCAACCACGCCTCGGCCGAACTGCTGACCGTCGGCCACGAGCGCTGCCGGGTGTGGAAGATGCCCGACGACCTGACGTTCGAGAAGGCCGCAGCCGCGGTCATCGCCCGGTACGGCCTCGGCGCGTCGGTGCGGGCCGGCCTCACGCTCGGCCGCAGCGCCGCCGTGCTCGGCCTCGGCATCATCGGCCAGTTCGCCCTCCGCTGCCTCCTCGCCGCCGGCGCGTCACCCGTCGTCGGCATCGACGCCGTGAAGATGCGACGCGACGCCGCGAAGGCGGCGGGTGCGGATCACGTCATCGACCCGTCGGCCGGCGACGCGAAGGAGCAGTTGAACGCCTTCCTGGGTACGCGCGGGGCCGAGCTGATCGCCGACGCGACGGGCGTGCCGGACGCCATCCCTGTGGCGATGTCGCTGGCCTGCGACGCCGGGCAGGTGGTGGTGGTCGGCAGTCCGCGCGGGAAGGCGAAGGAGGTGAACTTCTATGACGACCTGCACCGCCGCTACATCGAGGTGACCGGCGCGCACGGGAACATGCTGTTCGAGCCGGCGCACACGCGGCTAGCCGGTGCGTGGGACATCAACAAGGCCCAGACGTGGCTGTTGCGCCAGCTCGCCGCCGGGCGGTTGAGCCTCGCGGGGCTGGTGACGCACACTATCACGCCCGAGCAACTCGGCGACGCCTACGAGGGGCTGCTGAAGGACAAGGACAACTACCTCGGCGTGCTGATGAAGTGGGTGTGA
- a CDS encoding PDZ domain-containing protein has translation MFATPILLLTTLAPAAPVPAAPPPNPAGPPVMGVMADTTSCVITQVYPNLPAARAGMKVGDRIVRVGSMEPTHFNQVFSHVQTYRPGALLEVEVERDGRKQVFRLRLVPRPAEFESLRNDLVLPRFPND, from the coding sequence GTGTTTGCCACCCCGATCCTGCTCCTGACGACGCTCGCGCCCGCCGCCCCGGTCCCGGCTGCGCCGCCGCCCAACCCGGCCGGGCCGCCGGTGATGGGCGTCATGGCCGACACCACCAGTTGCGTCATCACCCAGGTGTACCCGAACCTGCCGGCCGCGCGGGCGGGCATGAAGGTCGGCGACCGCATCGTCCGCGTCGGCAGCATGGAGCCCACACACTTCAATCAGGTGTTCAGCCACGTTCAGACGTACCGCCCCGGCGCCCTGCTGGAAGTCGAGGTCGAGCGCGACGGCCGCAAACAGGTCTTCCGGCTTCGCCTGGTGCCGCGGCCCGCGGAGTTCGAGTCGCTGCGGAACGACCTCGTGCTGCCGCGCTTCCCGAACGACTGA